AATTATATGCGCAATTATAAATTGCGCttataattgcacaatttgacatttttaaaattaatttgcttaatgaaaacactacaatttccaaaaaaaatatttttttttgtttgccgtGTTAATAAAAGCTGGttcaaatatttcagtcttttcACATTCTCAGATACACCTGTCAAACATCTAAGAAATCCgtatcaaagttaaaaaaaaaaaattacaaaaatcatgaccgccctctgctggtgtaaattttaattagaattattttCCTCTCGTTTATTTAGTCCTTTTTCTTCAGTAAGTATGTTTACAATAAGCATCTGACGTTCACTGtgcttataaaataaataaaatttaaaaatactgacAAACAAACTGCTCCTGGAAACGTTTCAGAAATGTGGACTATTTTGTCCCTCCTCGGCGACCATACCGACAACAGCCGTTAGTTTGAATGTGCAGCGCGGTTGGATACCGGCTGTTTTACTCTTACCAGGAGAAAGAATCTGAGgtaactttaaatttattgaacCAAATGCTAAGTTTTAAGTATCAAAAGAAAGATTTAGTAAGTTATACTGCTTCTGCATTAACTTCAATTATGTATTTAAGCgataaactgattaaactaGCAGcattttaagggtttttttttcttcgctTGGTGTGAAAAAAGTAATATCTAGTGTTTGTTGCGCTTGTAACTTTTAACAAAAGGATATTCTGACGCTGTTCAAGAATAATTTTAACAGTTCGCGAAAGTATTTTACGCTTTTTCCTTTAATGTATCAACCTCCATTCAAATTTCGGCATTTTTCGGAcgttaaaatttataaatacagCTATTTAGAGTATCCGTACGCCATAAAATACTTCATACTTTTATTCGGTTGTGAATTTATACAtgcagcatttctttttctgtcttactGTACTACTTTGAGATTTTAAATCAGATCTGGGTAAATAAAGGGAAAGTTACGTGTGGGTGTGAAAGTCTTTGTTTCTGGACTTTTTAATGCGTGTTTTGAAGTCTAGAAATCAAAAATCCCAACTTCTAAAGAAAGATGTGtctttgctttgatttattctTAAGAACACTTTTACTACTTTTAGCTCCTTTTtggaacattattttaaaaatgatcagtgAAGATTAATCAGTAAAACTGCTGTTGTTGTAAATTTACAAACAGCATCTAAAGAAATCACATATTAATCTTTGAAATAAtccatatttaattaattattccaGTCCAGATCCAATAACACTCTAATATTGttatatagattttaaaattaagctGATCTGAGTTAATCCAGGACTGTGAATTGGCCGCCTATCACACTGCTTAATCAGGTAAGAAcgctaaaaatatgaaatatgtttgtttctaatatttttaatgtgttttcttgaGCAGAATGGCTTCTCTAAATGAGGACAGAGTGTTTAAAACCCCGATTCGAGGCCGGGTGAGGAGTTCTGGAAGCAGCGGAGGTGGGACTCCGATCACCATTCCTGCTTCACCTTTCATGAAGAAGCTGGGTTGTGGGACTGGAGTCAGTGTTTACCTCATGGACAGGTTAGAAAAGATCCTGGAAACTGACTTCCATCTCATCTGAAtctcattttttgttaatgtatttgtgaacagaaaaatacttaaaaactTCCTACAAGTCAGCCACTGGCAACAAAAGGAGAAGCtggaaaaatcaacattttctcttataatgttaattttattgcatATAATTAATTTCTTGCAAAGCCTGCCATCTAATAATACAGAAAGTTgagaaatcattaaatattagtTGTTTATTGTCTCAAATTacaatttgaaaaaatttttcatatttttttgcttgAGATTATGTGTTACAATGacaaaaaggaaagtaaaactgttttattattaatttatttattttacttaatttgaATCCAGAGTGGGAAAGCTAAACTTCTCTCCATGGGCTGTGAAGAAGATCAATAGCAAATGTGCGTCCAAACAGGTTGAGGTTTACCAGATGCGTCTGAATGAGGAAGCCGAGCTCCTGAAGGGAATAAACCATCCAAACATTGTTGGTAAGACTAAGAACAAATACATACATGTAGAATAAAGCTAAATCtgcaaaaatgaatgaataaatatcaataaaacacaCCTAGGAGGTActttaggttgtttttattgtgtaaaaaaggCCTTTGAGGTGAAATGTTGGAGGTTTTATTCTGTTCCCGTTCTCTGTGTCATTCTTAGAAGTAGTTCTTTATCTCTTTGTGTCATTCTCAAGGTTTCCGCGCCTTTGCCACGGCAAAAGACGGCTCAAAGTGTCTGGCTATGGAGTATGGAGGCGAGCAGTCCCTCAACGACCTGATCGAGAAGCGGAGGGAAAACGGACTGAAAGCTTTTCCTGCTGCCAACATAGAGAAGGTGGCTCTGCATGTGGCACGTGGACTGAAGGTAAACGCTTCAGAAACAGTCGACATAACTCTTAAATTGCATTCATAAtcgtcttaaaatgtcttaaatttgagtaAACCCAGTGAATGCTAGCATTAACGTATCTATGTACagtaaattaaatgatttaataacgTCTCTGCAGTACCTTCACAATGAGAAGAAGCTTCTGCATGGCGACATGAAGTCATGTAACATTGTTATCAAAGGGGATTTTGAAACCATCAAAATCTGCGACGTTGGCGTTTCTCTGCACCTTGATGAGAACATGAGAGGTAACCTCGTCATCAGTTAAAAgatttctttagtttgtttggcactttgaaaattataaaaactgaatcagatttacttttttaagtaaaacctGTATTTGTCCATACCAGACATccattttagctcattttttttctttatgtatttctCTCGAGACATCTGTGTATTTAAAATGAAGTATCTAAGAGCTTTGTTTGTCTTCAGTGTCCGACCCAGGAGCAGAGTACGTCGGCACAGAGCCGTGGAACCCGAAGGAAGTTctggaggagggaggagaaatCACGGACAAGGCCGACATCTTCGCCTTCGGTCTGACTCTGTGGGAGATGATGACTCTGTCCATGCCACACCTGCAGATGCTGGACAACGACGAGGAAAACGAGGGTAAGATGATTTGTGTACCTCAgaatatgttgctttttataCAGCAGGTGGTTACATCATCAAAGTATAAAACTGGCTCAAGTTCATCACTTAATTTATATGggagaaaagtttaaaaaatttctAACAAAACCGATATTTGTTGGATTCTTTGGTTTTACTTGTTCACTCCTATTAAAAACCTCTCATTTATGGAGCTATTTCATAAGTAGTTGAATTCAGTAGTTTTCAAAAATCAACGATTAATTTGTTATCTAGAACTTTATTTCtagctttgaattttttttaaaaaaagtatttttgtgtacTGCAGACGATTCCATGGAGATGAGCTTTGATGAGGACGCCTACTATGAGCGTTTGGGGACGCGGCCGCCGCTGGACGCTGCGTCGCTGGGCGGCTCGTACCGCAGGATGGTGGAGCTCTTCTGTCTTTGCACTGAGGAAAACCCCAAGAAAAGACCTTCAGCAGCGCAGATCGTCCAGGTCTTGGAGGAAAATGCTGCCCTGGACCGAGCGTCATGTGAAGTGATCGTTATTGACTGATGGTGGCCAACCTCTTTCCAACCCCaatgcaatatttttatctttatatgtATGTTTTCCAGCTGATTTTTATATTGTCGCCTTATACTTCAATCTTTAACTCAGTATTTGTCACAATAAACTTTGTAAAAATGCTcttctcttttattcttttttacagttttctgattGTCAATTAATGGTTTCTaagaataaaattagttttaatggATTAAAAGCCTTTAGACTGCCATTAAATGTTGTAGTTTGgtctccatccagcagagggcgccgctggtctTTAACTTGAGCCATTGATACAGAAACAGATGGCGGCGGGGTTATAATGTAGAAAGTGGGAGCGAAGCGTCGAAACGAGTCCGGAGTGGGATGTAAAATTATCTCTGCGGTTCTAGACAAACTCCTTACGTTTCATCTTAATATCGCTCATACAGCCGAGATGCATCAATGTATCCAGTCATTACTGATATGCTTATGAATTAATTGAGCAGTAAGATCACTTTAGCAATCTATTAATCGATAATTTGCATCCCTCATTCTATGAatttatacacattttaaaaatggtcatTTTGGGCCGCACCcatggaaaacaggaaaaattgttttttttttaattttaaaagaaaatattttattaaatgtacaaAGAAATGTCCTTGAACAGTGATGGCatcaatatttctgaaatatctCATCTTCAAAGTACACAGAATACTTTCAACCGAAACCAAAAGGAGATtttatgttgaacatttttcataaacttCAATGTCAGTAAGCTGAACTCACTAAAAGTGCCTGAAAGCTGAATGAAAGAACAAACATTGAATAAAACAGGCTggaatacaaatacaaataatctgaactttcaaaaaacacaattctcTACCTGATTAACTTCTTTACACACAAAGTTAAAGCCTTAAACATAGAACAGCTTTgcatataaaaacattcagcagaATCTTTTCAGAACATGATAAACTCCAGACTCTTCATGCAATGAAGTTGTAAATAAGGAAGGTCGGCGTGTTGCAGTATTTAGTAGCAAACAACTTCCCATCAGGTGTCGGATCAGAAAAGGCGATTTCCTCCTTGGTCAGGTAACTCCCGTACATGAAAGTGCtcctataaaaaaaagaaaaagttttatataAAGTAATAGCACAATAATGCAAAAGCATCATAAAAAATTACCAAACTTTCAATTCTAAGGATCTTTTaactctggaactggaagacattaaatatccaacataaattaaacaaaattaattatcaagtctataaacaaaattgtccttcgaGAATGACAATTTTTGAAGGAGgctaaaaaataacaaaaggaaATTGAAGACAGTCATCCAAAGAGAGAAAGGATAAATCATGTGGATGAAAGTAATgaagcatattttaatttatcatgtgattaattgatttattgcacaTTGCAACAGGCCtggaaataaatagaaattaggagatttgtttgttaaatttgtgttttattttcagatcaaCACAGTGtgtgagacatttcaaaacataaagttttatcagatttttataaTGTCCTGATTCTACATCaaggttaataaaaaaacaaaaaacgtaaTAAATTATACAATAGTGGATTGAAACTGTCACTTGTTgttaatttgtattattttaactcCAAAGAGCTGctgtaaaagttttaatattacCATAAAAATGCTGGGAAAGTGTTTGAATTTAACTGTGGGAAAAGTGACAAAGGGGCGTCTCACCTGACTGTGTCCAGCATGCGGGTTGCGATGGTCTGCCGCCTCGCCAGGCTGAAGACCCAGATCCGGCTGATGCCACACAGAGCTTGTTCCGGGACGGTGGAGCAGCACCAGGCTCTGTGGCGATCCATGAAGTCGTCCTTCGTCATGTCCTTGTTTTGGTCTGGCTGTTCCAGAACCCTGTAGGCCTGAGAGGAAACAGGATAAGTTCATTAAAAATCACCTGGAATTTGAGTTTACCTAGAAACGTTAACAAGAATCTGAAAGCAACTATGTtgcaactttttaatgtatcaatcatttctgagttttaaaatgcaaatgtaataaaaaatacatttgtaaagcaTTTTCACAGAGTAACACTAACAGTGCAATGAATAGTTTTAAATTAACTCTTTTCTATCTGGTTGCAATGCAAGCTATTctgaaataaagtatttttttaatgttttgttagGGCTGTGCGATACAGAATggtgtagattaaaaaaaaaaaacaacaaaaaaaacaacgtaaATTTGCAACAAAAGTTTCTCAAATTTAGTTTAGAAAAGTGGAAATTTGAGTTCAAAAACTTAAAagattgcaagaaaaaaacaaactgtgagaTTATCCTCAgaaatttcaagaaaaagtaaaaataaataaataaatttacttttccAACCCCAATGCCAACCTTTTAGATTCTCTTTTTACTTCTGACGAATGCAGTCAATGCACAACAAATCCAACCCCTCACTACCTGTCTTATGGGTTCAGCCACCAGGCATCCCACCACCAGCCTGTCTGTGTTGATGAACAGGAAGGTTTTAGCCTGAGTTGGTCGGCTTAGAGTCACTTGCTGGAAACCCAACTCGTTGTCCGCTATGCGACGAACTTCCTCAGCCTGAAACAAAATCAGTATTAAACACAAGCATCTAAACTTAAACCAGACATCTCCGCTGAGAGGATTCTGCACCTTTTTCACTGCATATTTTGGATCGTCGGGTAAAACCAGGATGATTTTACCGTCCCAGAACTCGGCCACCACCCGCTCCTTCTTCCaaccctggaggaaaaaaacgAAGAAGCATAAGATCAgattaaataaacttaaaccacacaataaatcaatctttggggggaaaaaaaattgtcaatttaatcaaataatcatggactaaaataaaataaaaatcataatcaTGCCAtttgaaaacatccaacagtaattagggtaaaactacagaaaaagtTATATAAATTCTGGTGAaaatagttttagcttcacttggctcacatgttgatgttaaaagttttttttaatctgcagatGAATCCTCTGCTACAAATAAAGTGTACACTAAAATAATACTGTTGTCTTTTTAggcattaaataaattttttattgtattatgtttagttgcatttttatatataaaacaaaatcaagtgtttaaaatctgaatattttttttttttaattacttccttccactaaactttccaatATAAGCTTAAATACAACATTCTAAACtaggggtgggcatttattgtacagtttcttttattgtgaaaatttcCTACATGAATTTTGATTTATAGTTGTCTTGATAAGTTTCCATTAGcaataaaatcattattttttctgttttctccactgtttagtgacagtaaatttgaaaatatgactaaagtttctgtgtggtttttatGTGGCGTCCTGAAGAAGGCGATTTAAAGTGGTAACGTTAATCAGGAGCATTATTTGAGTTTTGAATGCTAAACATCCTGAAGAAGCTGTAATAAGTAGAACTTAGTCAcaatattttgataataaaaatggtgaaaaactaatttcatgTCGCCCATCCCCATTTTAAACTCgtttttaaaccttttgctTCTGCTGTGTCAGTAAAGGAAGACGACATTGAGGAAATCTCACCACGTATTTGATGGAGTCCAGGAACCGCTGGTGGAACTGGGTGTGCTGGAAATTGTCCTCTGGGTTGTCGGCGCTGTAAACCATCCCACAGGAGCTGCAGGTCGTTGCTCCAAACTGCTTCTGTCCAGCATCCTGACGAAAACGATTCATAAAAATCGTCAGGTTTATACGAGTAAACAACCTTCAAATCTGACAAAATGGGTGTCAAACTTGCTGCAatcattttaaagaacaaaagttTCCATAGGTCAAAGATCATCAATATCTGCAAAGCAAATGTAgcacaaaagaaaagttttgctGCACAAAATTTCAACCCCAACAGCAACCCTCCTTCCGATCTCCTTGAcagaatttgtttaattttgtaaacgTAAGCCGGATTGGAGGACGGTCAATGTCCGACAACCTCTGGAGATTTTTTTAACATCcctttaaaatgatagcagcacaaataaaatattttactgcacaAACGAGTGGCACCAGTTTTGTTAGATTTGGGTCATTTGGGTCATTTTGGGGGGGGGTAACTGACCTTTTAACCTctaaactttcattaatatcttcaaacacaagcagcaaaagctaaattttcacaaaacccgaattggtttgattttgtaaatgtaagCAGGAGGGGAGGAGGGTCAACGTCTGACGACCTctggaaacttttaaaatataatattaaactaaaatgtttttgctgcacaaatatTTAGCACTTATTTTGCTACATTTAGGTAACGTGGGGTAGttggttgaccttttgaccaCTAATCTTGAATGAGGCGTAAAGGTTCATGTGTGAATTATCAACCAAATCAAAGTTCAGACACATAAAACTAGGAAAAGTAGTTAAACATACGATGATGAGCTGGTCGCTGTCCAGCTTCTCCTTCTTCCTGCGAGTTTGTCGCTCTTTAGCTGCGGATGATGGCGGCTGCAGTGAAGCTCCTGAGGAGCCGGACGGCGTGCTGCAGGACACCGGGGAACGCAGAGCTGCACTCAACCTGAAACCATCgataaaaattctaaaatacGTGAGTTTTAGGTGCTTTTTAGGCCTGGAACGATTAATCgagattaattgaaataataatcaatatacaaaaaaatatttacatttgaatttagaatttaaaaaaaaataaaaaactttgaatATATGTGCTGCctagaactcctcaagtggaaCAGATTAGCTTCACTTGCTTCCaattctctaaataaaatctccaaTTAAGGACATTTTTATCTCCAATTATTGATCAttgatccaaaaaaaaaaaataaataagtcacATTGTATTGATGTTCAACCAAGCAGAAGGAGCTGTGCTTTTCACaaaccagaattttttttagctgcagatgcatcctttgttACAAAAGATCAAATATATGCTAAGGGAATGCTTTGTCACtgcattttaacaaatgtttattttcccataaaaaaaaaaagttgtttctgtgcatcttttaatgcatttctaatattgtataaggtttgaaaataatctgcagaatttaccatttttttatgtgattaatcGCCACAATAGTCGATTATTCTATCaagttattctgatgattagTCAAAAACTTGTTTCAGCCTGAGAGTTTTACATCTCTGGGTGATTCAGTTTCTCTACCatgaattaaaagttttttatattGCAACTAATTTATCGGATTCAAAATGGCCGCCCAGCTTCTGATCATTTTCCTTGTTTAATCAAAGCTTGACTAAGCATCTAGATTAGCATGTTAAACAGTTGCAGCTAACATGCTAACGAGATCTGAATTGATCTGGTTTTAAGACATTCAACTTGTTtaacagaaaaacccaaaatatttgGATTAAATTCATATTACATCAAACAAtacttatatttaaaatgtcgcACCTTTTTGACAAAGAATCAAATATGGGGTACACGGCTCCAGAAGCTGTGGAAAGAAGAAGATATGAAATGGTGAAATATAGATGGAGAACAATGTATAAATATAGAATGAGTTGTTCTAACTGACAGACGGAATAATAAACAGTTTGTAGATGTAGGAACAAACCTTTGGAGGACGCCTTGGTGGGGTCTGTGTCGCCTTGGTCAAAGGTCGGCTCAGAGCCTCCATCTGCCATCAAGTCAtcctggaaaagacaaaaaaattaatttaaagttaaaatactTACAAAATGTAAACCCAATTTAATTCACAATAATCCAGAGAACTTGTGATGCATCTACCAGACTGCAGACGGACGATGTTGCAGATTTTGGACTTGGAGTTCTGGAAAGAACAATCTTCAGCCGTTT
The Gambusia affinis linkage group LG22, SWU_Gaff_1.0, whole genome shotgun sequence DNA segment above includes these coding regions:
- the pbk gene encoding lymphokine-activated killer T-cell-originated protein kinase homolog gives rise to the protein MASLNEDRVFKTPIRGRVRSSGSSGGGTPITIPASPFMKKLGCGTGVSVYLMDRVGKLNFSPWAVKKINSKCASKQVEVYQMRLNEEAELLKGINHPNIVGFRAFATAKDGSKCLAMEYGGEQSLNDLIEKRRENGLKAFPAANIEKVALHVARGLKYLHNEKKLLHGDMKSCNIVIKGDFETIKICDVGVSLHLDENMRVSDPGAEYVGTEPWNPKEVLEEGGEITDKADIFAFGLTLWEMMTLSMPHLQMLDNDEENEDDSMEMSFDEDAYYERLGTRPPLDAASLGGSYRRMVELFCLCTEENPKKRPSAAQIVQVLEENAALDRASCEVIVID
- the esco2 gene encoding N-acetyltransferase ESCO2 isoform X2, whose translation is MITTSTRKRKLSSMDSDSHPTKEGRKEKMSPVKRRSPRERLLSPTLSQHGGQESPCKPAGSPRRSARNNSPARPSVMTSSFYGKQKGVYLTPLERKAVKESLPSRLSALSSPPQSAKKTDKKIKKAAKRGNKPRKSSVGSNKRAKKETRSSQSPVKTIQLTRCNTSAAATSSSRSVPPNNKPPEAKKVITISFGSLKPKPKIFVGAAFFGTGKKPTSMYKRLSTRPAPVKTKSRPEPQQNKEMPKQQDEKVVQQQQEPEKQINVEENQDGTKQRTKFDPTDWMDVVDEEEQTPRPSSSPKLLMETHGITKRLKIVLSRTPSPKSATSSVCSLDDLMADGGSEPTFDQGDTDPTKASSKASGAVYPIFDSLSKRLSAALRSPVSCSTPSGSSGASLQPPSSAAKERQTRRKKEKLDSDQLIIDAGQKQFGATTCSSCGMVYSADNPEDNFQHTQFHQRFLDSIKYVGWKKERVVAEFWDGKIILVLPDDPKYAVKKAEEVRRIADNELGFQQVTLSRPTQAKTFLFINTDRLVVGCLVAEPIRQAYRVLEQPDQNKDMTKDDFMDRHRAWCCSTVPEQALCGISRIWVFSLARRQTIATRMLDTVRSTFMYGSYLTKEEIAFSDPTPDGKLFATKYCNTPTFLIYNFIA
- the esco2 gene encoding N-acetyltransferase ESCO2 isoform X1 gives rise to the protein MITTSTRKRKLSSMDSDSHPTKEGRKEKMSPVKRRSPRERLLSPTLSQHGGQESPCKPAGSPRRSARNNSPARPSVMTSSFYGKQKGVYLTPLERKAVKESLPSRLSALSSPPQSAKKTDKKIKKAAKRGNKPRKSSVGSNKRAKKETRSSQSPVKTIQLTRCNTSSAAATSSSRSVPPNNKPPEAKKVITISFGSLKPKPKIFVGAAFFGTGKKPTSMYKRLSTRPAPVKTKSRPEPQQNKEMPKQQDEKVVQQQQEPEKQINVEENQDGTKQRTKFDPTDWMDVVDEEEQTPRPSSSPKLLMETHGITKRLKIVLSRTPSPKSATSSVCSLDDLMADGGSEPTFDQGDTDPTKASSKASGAVYPIFDSLSKRLSAALRSPVSCSTPSGSSGASLQPPSSAAKERQTRRKKEKLDSDQLIIDAGQKQFGATTCSSCGMVYSADNPEDNFQHTQFHQRFLDSIKYVGWKKERVVAEFWDGKIILVLPDDPKYAVKKAEEVRRIADNELGFQQVTLSRPTQAKTFLFINTDRLVVGCLVAEPIRQAYRVLEQPDQNKDMTKDDFMDRHRAWCCSTVPEQALCGISRIWVFSLARRQTIATRMLDTVRSTFMYGSYLTKEEIAFSDPTPDGKLFATKYCNTPTFLIYNFIA